From Cytophagia bacterium CHB2, one genomic window encodes:
- a CDS encoding arginase, which translates to MTSPIQVIGVPMDLGQARRGVDMGPSALRYAGLYDHLHRLGHEIEDEGNVQVVDRAILPKEGGITYLPTVIKTCEKIYHLGHDAILAGKIPLFLGGDHSIAVGT; encoded by the coding sequence ATGACTTCTCCCATTCAAGTAATCGGCGTGCCGATGGATTTGGGCCAAGCGCGGCGCGGCGTGGACATGGGGCCGAGCGCGTTGCGCTATGCGGGTTTGTATGATCATTTGCACAGGCTCGGGCATGAGATCGAAGACGAAGGCAACGTGCAAGTCGTCGATCGCGCAATTTTGCCGAAAGAAGGCGGCATCACCTATCTTCCCACCGTCATCAAAACCTGCGAGAAGATTTACCACCTCGGGCACGATGCGATTCTCGCCGGTAAAATTCCATTATTCCTGGGAGGCGATCACTCGATTGCGGTCGGCACCAT